The Streptomyces rimosus genomic interval ATCACGCGGCGGCGGCCGTTGGGGCTGATGTAGCGCGCCGCCCAAACGTTGCACATCCCAGTATCAACTGTGAAGATCGCGTTTGCCTCGGCCTCCTCGTCCAGGACGGACGCGACGAATTCGGGGTGGATCGGCGTGTGCTTCTCGACCTTGCGCGTATAGGCCTTGACGACGCCTTCCAGGGCGTCGGCGTGCTTCTTCAGCATCCGGTCGAGGAACTTGCGGCTCTTCTTGGGCGTGATGCGCGGGTTCAGGCAGCGCAGCGTCTCGCGTACGTCGCCCCAGACCGCGAGGTCCAGCTTGGAGCGGCGGCCGAGCCGTTCGGGGCGCACGTCCACCTGGACGATCTTGACGTCGTCCGGCAGGAAGGCGTTGTACGGGAAGTCCGTGCCCAGCAGGATCAGCAGGTCGCACTCGTGCGTGGCCTCGTAGGCGGCGCCGTACCCGAGCAGGCCGCTCATGCCGACGTCGTACGGGTTGTCGTACTGGATCCACTCCTTGCCGCGCAGCGCGTGGCCCACCGGGGCCTTGAGGCGCTCGGCGAACTCCATCACCTCGGCGTGCGCCCCCGCGGTGCCGCTGCCGCAGAACAGCGTGACCTTGCCGGCGTCCTCGATCATCCGGACCAGCTGGTCGATCTCCGCGTCGCCGGGGCGCACGGTGGGGCGCGAGGTGACCAGTGCGTGCTCGATGGAGCGCTCGGGCGCCTCCTGGTCGGCGATGTCGCCGGGCAGCGAGACGACGGAGACGCCGCTGAGCCCGATGGCGTTCTGCACGGCCGTCTGCAGTACCCGCGGCATCTGGTCGCGGCTGGAGATCATCTCGCTGTAGTGGCTGCATTCGGTGAACAGCCGGTCCGGGTGGGTCTCCTGGAAGAAGCCGGTGCCGATCTCGCTGGACGGGATGTGCGAGGCGAGCGCGAGCACCGGGGCCATCGAGCGGTGGGCGTCGAAGAGGCCGTTGATCAGGTGCAGGTTGCCGGGGCCGCAGGAGCCCGCGCAGGCCGCCAGCCGCCCGGC includes:
- a CDS encoding pyruvate dehydrogenase — translated: MAKQTVAGQFVDILVRAGVQRLYGVVGDSLNPVVDAVRRTAGIDWIQVRHEEVAAFAAGAEAQIAGRLAACAGSCGPGNLHLINGLFDAHRSMAPVLALASHIPSSEIGTGFFQETHPDRLFTECSHYSEMISSRDQMPRVLQTAVQNAIGLSGVSVVSLPGDIADQEAPERSIEHALVTSRPTVRPGDAEIDQLVRMIEDAGKVTLFCGSGTAGAHAEVMEFAERLKAPVGHALRGKEWIQYDNPYDVGMSGLLGYGAAYEATHECDLLILLGTDFPYNAFLPDDVKIVQVDVRPERLGRRSKLDLAVWGDVRETLRCLNPRITPKKSRKFLDRMLKKHADALEGVVKAYTRKVEKHTPIHPEFVASVLDEEAEANAIFTVDTGMCNVWAARYISPNGRRRVIGSFTHGSMANALPQAIGAQFTDRRRQVVSMSGDGGFSMLMGDFLTLVQYDLPVKVVLFNNSSLGMVELEMMVAGLPAYGTDNHNPDFAAIARAAGAHGVRVEKPKELRGALRDAFKHKGPALVDVVTDPNALSMPPKISRDMVQGFALSAGKIVLEGGVGRMVQMARSNLRNIPRP